The bacterium genome has a window encoding:
- a CDS encoding DUF3108 domain-containing protein: protein MFKILVYLTLSLLILTSSLLAQGNVSPIVNSEGEKLTFSVNYMGMPVGRSLMTFSKENTPDTYSIEVKTQSFPFFSLFYQVEDRIKSTINNQFQTCKFEKYLQEGNYTKNETIIFDHQENLAYVNKHPVKIPTLIYDPLSALYQIRQQELIIGNSSYLNVISSETIYKLEIEVLKKERLYTLFGEISTIVIKPKMLFEGIFKHCGEILIWLTDDSFKIPVLIKSKIPLGSIYAVLIKREIPLK, encoded by the coding sequence ATGTTTAAAATTTTAGTCTATTTAACTTTAAGTTTATTGATTTTAACTTCTTCTTTATTGGCCCAAGGAAATGTTTCTCCGATAGTTAATAGCGAGGGAGAAAAACTTACTTTCTCTGTTAATTATATGGGTATGCCTGTAGGTAGAAGCCTGATGACCTTCTCTAAGGAGAATACCCCTGATACTTATTCTATAGAAGTCAAAACTCAATCTTTTCCTTTTTTTTCTTTATTCTACCAAGTAGAGGATCGGATTAAATCAACTATTAATAATCAATTTCAAACATGTAAGTTTGAAAAGTATTTACAAGAAGGAAACTATACTAAAAATGAAACTATTATTTTTGACCATCAAGAGAATTTAGCTTATGTCAATAAACATCCAGTTAAGATTCCTACGTTAATCTACGATCCTTTATCGGCCTTATACCAGATCCGTCAACAAGAATTAATTATTGGAAATTCAAGCTATTTAAATGTCATTTCTTCTGAAACTATATATAAATTAGAAATAGAAGTCTTAAAAAAAGAAAGATTATATACCTTATTTGGAGAAATTAGCACCATTGTCATCAAGCCTAAAATGTTATTCGAAGGCATCTTTAAGCATTGCGGAGAAATCTTAATTTGGCTTACTGATGACTCTTTTAAGATTCCTGTCTTAATAAAGAGCAAGATTCCTCTTGGTTCTATTTATGCTGTTTTAATAAAGAGAGAGATTCCTTTAAAATAA
- a CDS encoding diphthine--ammonia ligase — MIKAFCCWSGGKDSTLSLYRAQQGQQIEVTHLLNMLAEDGKYSRSHGICVELLKTQASAIDIPIVQRKATARGAISGNTYEQEFKKVVLELKDTGVDAGIFGDIDLQVHRDWVERVCLEMDITPILPLWKGNREELITEFIDVGFKTIVVTTNANYLGKEWLGRQIDKEFVAELKALGNIDLCGEDGEFHTFVYDGPIFKHPVKFTVGEKVLKDNRWFLEIKKD; from the coding sequence TTGATAAAGGCATTTTGTTGTTGGAGTGGCGGGAAAGATAGCACCTTATCCCTTTACAGAGCCCAGCAAGGTCAACAGATTGAAGTTACGCATCTTTTAAATATGCTGGCTGAGGATGGTAAATATTCACGCTCTCATGGGATTTGCGTAGAACTATTAAAAACACAAGCCTCTGCTATCGATATTCCTATTGTTCAAAGGAAGGCTACTGCCAGAGGTGCTATCTCCGGGAATACCTATGAACAGGAATTCAAAAAGGTGGTTTTAGAGTTGAAAGATACGGGTGTTGATGCCGGTATCTTTGGAGACATTGACCTTCAAGTACATAGGGATTGGGTGGAAAGGGTATGCCTTGAAATGGATATAACCCCAATTTTACCTCTCTGGAAAGGGAATCGGGAAGAATTAATAACTGAGTTTATAGATGTCGGGTTTAAAACAATTGTCGTGACAACTAATGCTAATTACTTAGGCAAGGAGTGGTTAGGCCGGCAAATAGATAAGGAATTCGTAGCCGAACTCAAGGCACTTGGTAATATTGACCTCTGCGGCGAGGATGGTGAATTCCACACCTTTGTCTATGATGGCCCTATATTTAAACACCCGGTTAAATTTACGGTTGGAGAAAAAGTATTAAAAGATAATCGCTGGTTTTTGGAGATTAAGAAAGATTAA
- a CDS encoding precorrin-8X methylmutase — MEAIILLGHGSRLTEANKILKQMALLVKELGDISIVEIAFLQFVKPDFFDAISACVSSGAGKIIVHPYFLYKGRHFEEDLTEMIGEAQKRYPDIEFVLTQPLGVHENIARVVLERAMKDIKPVKILKPHEIEEKSFEIITGELGETNFRDIELPIVKRVIHATGDFEFAKNMRFAAEAVEAGIRAIKNGMNILVDVEMVKAGINKRLLHKWGGEVICRMQEEGCRRQDEENKTRAEMAIESAMQEKRDIGIVAIGNAPTALYKVMKLIRNTDFKPELVIGVPVGFVKAVESKEVLLHMKYPFITSLGRKGGSSVAVAIVNALLRMVKEEDDGTIAA, encoded by the coding sequence ATGGAAGCAATAATCCTGTTAGGACATGGCTCAAGACTTACAGAGGCAAATAAAATACTGAAACAAATGGCATTGCTCGTAAAGGAATTAGGGGATATTTCCATAGTGGAGATAGCCTTCCTGCAATTTGTGAAGCCTGACTTTTTTGATGCTATTTCTGCCTGTGTCTCAAGCGGAGCCGGGAAGATAATTGTCCACCCTTATTTTCTTTATAAAGGCCGACACTTTGAGGAAGACCTTACTGAGATGATTGGTGAAGCGCAAAAAAGATACCCTGATATTGAGTTTGTCCTTACGCAACCCCTCGGTGTCCATGAAAATATCGCCAGGGTTGTCCTTGAAAGAGCAATGAAAGACATCAAGCCGGTGAAAATACTTAAACCGCATGAGATAGAGGAGAAGAGTTTTGAGATAATCACTGGGGAACTGGGCGAAACAAACTTCAGGGACATTGAACTGCCGATTGTTAAAAGGGTTATTCATGCCACAGGTGATTTTGAATTTGCCAAAAATATGCGATTTGCTGCAGAGGCAGTGGAGGCAGGAATACGAGCCATAAAAAATGGGATGAATATCCTTGTTGATGTGGAGATGGTGAAGGCAGGCATAAATAAGAGATTGCTCCATAAATGGGGAGGAGAAGTTATTTGCAGGATGCAGGAGGAAGGATGCAGGAGGCAGGATGAAGAAAATAAGACAAGGGCTGAGATGGCTATTGAATCAGCGATGCAGGAGAAGAGGGACATCGGCATTGTGGCTATCGGTAATGCACCAACCGCACTCTATAAGGTAATGAAATTGATTAGGAATACGGATTTCAAGCCTGAGCTTGTTATTGGTGTGCCTGTGGGTTTTGTCAAAGCCGTTGAATCAAAAGAGGTGCTTTTGCATATGAAGTATCCGTTTATTACTTCATTAGGAAGAAAAGGCGGCAGTTCTGTAGCTGTGGCTATTGTCAATGCATTGTTAAGGATGGTGAAAGAAGAAGATGATGGGACTATTGCAGCATAA
- a CDS encoding PDGLE domain-containing protein has protein sequence MKITTKLWIGMAILILLSPLGLILPEHFKAGSAWGEWGADEMQKLVGYIPQGLEKLASIWKAPMPDYAFEGWEEKGLTHLSFAYIISAVIGIGVIAITVMGLGKLLAKKDD, from the coding sequence ATGAAAATTACTACTAAACTTTGGATAGGAATGGCAATATTAATTCTCCTTTCTCCACTTGGGCTTATCTTACCAGAGCATTTTAAGGCAGGCTCGGCCTGGGGCGAATGGGGAGCCGATGAAATGCAAAAACTCGTAGGCTACATTCCACAAGGCCTCGAAAAGCTCGCCAGTATCTGGAAGGCACCTATGCCGGATTATGCCTTTGAGGGCTGGGAAGAAAAGGGGCTGACACACCTAAGTTTTGCCTATATCATCTCTGCTGTCATAGGGATTGGTGTAATCGCTATCACGGTAATGGGTCTAGGGAAATTATTAGCCAAAAAAGACGATTAA
- a CDS encoding HD domain-containing protein: MEYSQDLLIKKLSPHLHLFNLLKDIISPQEKIYLVGGSIRDLLLSRKVMDLDLVTFNNPLPLVKQLSQLLKGSFFKIKENSYRLVYKEGHLTKKIDFSKVKESSFLENLRDRDFTVNAMGIEISNLMLIDPFEGRKDLKQKNLKVVNPSSFLDDPLRLLRAIRLKAQLRFKLDPQTEEFLIKSAPRIKEVASERIINELSLILEKKDAYSSIKELKELNLLVQIIPELAFFKNDLFNSQDIETHLLNSLKELEEILGNLAWYFPDYQKNIKSFLRKKYSCGRSNLVLLKLAVLLHDIGKPLARSFDQAGKICFFGHQGIGQTLSYAISKRLALSNQETEDLGQIIKHHMQIGYLSNSKELSHKALWRFYKRVNHNLINTVLLSLADKKETHSQRYKVNFETHLKLASLLIHKYLTKDKVFNPPSLVTGDDLIQSFNLTPGPVFKVLLNEVKKTYLEGTIKNKREALEYLERYLFQTKL; encoded by the coding sequence ATGGAATATAGCCAAGATCTTTTAATTAAGAAATTATCACCTCACCTTCACCTCTTTAATCTCCTCAAAGATATAATCTCTCCTCAAGAAAAAATCTACTTAGTAGGTGGAAGTATTAGAGATTTGCTTTTATCAAGAAAGGTGATGGATCTTGACTTAGTTACCTTCAATAACCCTCTTCCTTTGGTTAAGCAACTAAGCCAGCTTTTAAAAGGAAGCTTTTTTAAGATTAAAGAAAACAGTTATCGTCTTGTCTATAAAGAAGGCCATCTGACTAAGAAGATAGACTTTTCTAAAGTTAAAGAAAGCTCTTTTTTAGAAAACTTAAGAGATCGTGATTTTACGGTCAATGCCATGGGCATAGAAATCAGTAACCTTATGCTGATTGATCCTTTTGAAGGAAGGAAAGATTTAAAACAAAAAAATTTAAAGGTAGTTAATCCTTCTTCTTTTCTTGATGATCCTTTAAGACTACTAAGAGCCATTCGTTTAAAAGCTCAACTAAGATTTAAGTTAGACCCCCAGACTGAAGAATTCTTAATTAAATCAGCTCCAAGAATAAAAGAAGTTGCTTCGGAAAGAATTATTAATGAGCTTAGTTTAATCTTAGAGAAAAAAGATGCTTACTCTTCGATCAAAGAATTAAAGGAATTAAATCTATTAGTTCAGATTATTCCTGAGTTGGCCTTCTTTAAGAATGATTTATTTAACAGTCAAGATATTGAGACACACTTGCTTAATTCTTTAAAAGAATTAGAAGAGATCTTAGGAAATCTTGCCTGGTATTTTCCAGATTATCAAAAAAATATAAAAAGTTTTTTAAGAAAGAAATATTCTTGTGGAAGAAGTAACCTTGTCTTGCTCAAGTTAGCTGTCTTGCTTCACGATATTGGCAAGCCCCTTGCCAGATCTTTTGATCAAGCCGGAAAGATTTGCTTTTTTGGCCATCAAGGAATAGGTCAAACTCTCTCTTATGCAATCAGTAAACGTTTAGCTTTAAGCAACCAGGAAACTGAAGATTTAGGTCAAATTATTAAACATCATATGCAGATAGGCTACCTTTCTAATAGTAAAGAGCTAAGCCATAAAGCTTTATGGCGTTTTTATAAAAGAGTTAACCATAACTTAATAAATACAGTCTTACTTTCTTTGGCTGATAAAAAAGAAACACATAGCCAAAGATATAAGGTTAATTTTGAAACACACCTAAAATTAGCTTCACTCTTAATCCATAAATATTTGACTAAAGACAAAGTATTTAACCCCCCTTCTTTAGTTACTGGAGATGATTTAATTCAATCCTTTAATCTCACTCCAGGTCCTGTCTTTAAAGTTTTATTAAACGAGGTTAAAAAGACTTACTTAGAAGGAACGATCAAAAACAAGAGAGAAGCCTTAGAATATTTAGAAAGATATCTTTTTCAGACCAAGCTTTAG
- the cbiQ gene encoding cobalt ECF transporter T component CbiQ, whose product MLKNNNFIERSITGILSFLKESIFVDEYAAKKGFLQSLDPRIKVITFILFLITILLIKSITLCLCLYTVCLVLAYFSNVHLGFFLKRTWIFIPIFAFFIAIPAIFSIWTPGKALLVVNMLGAKIIITQQGLFGAILFVTRVLSSVSFAILLSLTTKHFALLKVLRIFGIPQVFIMTLGMSYRYIYLFLEVVENTYLAIKSRVGRQLHYKKGQHIVAWNISSLWHRSYYLNEAVYSAMLSRGWTGEPVILDDFKTKKRDWVWLFLTVIFFIAILKLT is encoded by the coding sequence GTGTTAAAAAACAATAATTTTATAGAGCGGTCGATTACGGGTATCTTGTCATTCCTGAAGGAGTCCATTTTTGTTGATGAATATGCGGCAAAAAAAGGATTCTTGCAATCTTTGGACCCTCGAATAAAAGTAATAACCTTTATCTTGTTTCTTATAACGATACTTCTCATAAAAAGCATTACCCTTTGCCTTTGTCTATACACCGTATGCCTGGTTCTGGCGTATTTTTCCAATGTTCATCTAGGATTTTTCTTAAAAAGGACATGGATATTTATTCCGATATTTGCTTTTTTTATTGCTATTCCGGCGATATTTAGTATTTGGACACCCGGGAAGGCATTGCTCGTCGTAAATATGCTCGGTGCAAAAATTATTATTACACAGCAGGGGTTATTTGGGGCAATATTATTCGTTACGCGTGTCCTGTCCTCGGTGTCGTTTGCTATTCTTCTTAGCTTAACAACAAAACATTTCGCGTTACTCAAGGTCTTGCGGATTTTTGGAATTCCACAGGTTTTTATTATGACATTAGGTATGTCTTACCGCTATATCTATCTTTTTTTAGAAGTGGTTGAGAATACATATCTGGCCATTAAAAGCCGGGTGGGGAGACAACTGCACTACAAAAAAGGACAGCATATCGTTGCCTGGAATATATCCTCCCTCTGGCATAGGTCATATTATCTTAATGAGGCGGTTTATAGTGCTATGCTTTCAAGGGGGTGGACAGGAGAGCCCGTCATTTTAGATGATTTCAAAACTAAAAAAAGGGATTGGGTCTGGCTATTCTTGACAGTGATATTTTTTATAGCTATACTTAAATTAACATGA
- a CDS encoding polysaccharide deacetylase family protein, which produces MSLRNTCCKLTAPLLTPIFKGFQKDKIIILMYHRILNLSFNFSFDEALISATPQSFETQMSYLKNKYEVINFNDLHSIVLHKEKIQRPKVIITFDDGYLDNYLYAYPILKRYRLPALIFLTTDYIEGKRKLFWWDEVAYLIKQTKETYIEIDKIGSYFLDSPALKKATITKIQSIFKKITEEEKNKAMDRLRNTCQVETNCLEKMFLSWEQVKEMSKDNISFGAHTCSHVIASKVSLAKAKEEIVCSKKIIEEQINQEVKVFAYPNGKKDDYNQEIIKILQENKFHYAVLTIDGLNSVESIAKNPYTLRRVGLRSYDHLDYLKLQLCGALVKARKIRDTFFNKERVL; this is translated from the coding sequence ATGAGCTTAAGAAATACTTGTTGTAAGTTAACCGCTCCATTACTTACCCCTATATTTAAAGGCTTTCAAAAAGACAAGATTATTATCCTGATGTATCATCGGATCTTAAATTTAAGCTTTAATTTTTCTTTTGACGAAGCATTAATCAGCGCTACTCCTCAGTCTTTTGAAACTCAGATGAGTTATCTTAAAAATAAATATGAGGTAATAAATTTTAACGATCTTCACTCCATTGTGCTCCATAAAGAAAAAATCCAAAGACCTAAAGTAATTATTACCTTCGATGATGGTTATTTAGACAACTATCTATATGCTTACCCTATCTTAAAAAGATATCGCCTCCCGGCTTTAATATTCTTGACCACCGATTATATCGAGGGCAAAAGAAAACTCTTTTGGTGGGATGAAGTAGCTTATTTAATTAAACAGACTAAAGAAACCTATATTGAGATAGATAAAATAGGGAGCTACTTTCTTGATTCTCCTGCTTTAAAAAAAGCCACCATTACTAAGATCCAAAGTATTTTTAAAAAAATAACCGAGGAAGAAAAAAATAAAGCTATGGATAGACTAAGAAATACTTGTCAGGTAGAGACAAATTGTTTAGAAAAGATGTTTCTTTCCTGGGAACAAGTAAAAGAAATGAGTAAAGATAACATTAGCTTTGGAGCTCATACTTGTTCTCATGTTATTGCCAGTAAGGTCTCTTTGGCTAAAGCCAAAGAAGAGATAGTTTGTTCCAAGAAGATCATTGAAGAACAAATAAACCAAGAAGTAAAGGTATTTGCTTATCCTAATGGTAAAAAAGATGATTATAATCAAGAGATCATCAAGATACTCCAAGAGAATAAATTTCATTACGCTGTTTTAACTATAGATGGCTTAAACAGCGTAGAAAGTATTGCTAAAAATCCATATACTTTAAGAAGAGTAGGCCTGCGAAGTTATGATCATCTTGACTACCTTAAACTTCAACTTTGTGGAGCTTTAGTTAAGGCAAGAAAGATTAGAGATACTTTCTTTAATAAAGAGAGGGTTCTTTGA
- the nikR gene encoding nickel-responsive transcriptional regulator NikR, whose protein sequence is MGLIRFGVSLEEVLLANFDEHIKEKGYRTRSKAISDLIGEVLVKEEWAGQGNVAGAITLIYDHHRRELVNKLTEIQHDFYKTIISSQHTHLDHNNCLEVVIAKGEPEKIKKLANKLKSTKGVKHSTLTMATTGEEI, encoded by the coding sequence ATGGGATTGATTCGTTTTGGTGTATCATTAGAAGAAGTACTCTTGGCAAACTTTGATGAACATATCAAAGAAAAGGGTTATCGGACAAGATCTAAAGCCATCTCCGACCTGATAGGAGAGGTTCTGGTTAAGGAAGAATGGGCAGGACAGGGGAATGTTGCTGGAGCAATCACCTTAATCTATGACCACCACAGAAGAGAATTGGTAAATAAGTTGACTGAAATCCAGCACGATTTTTATAAAACAATCATCTCCTCCCAGCACACCCATTTAGATCATAATAACTGCTTAGAGGTAGTTATCGCAAAAGGAGAGCCAGAAAAGATTAAGAAGCTTGCCAATAAGTTAAAATCAACTAAGGGCGTCAAGCACTCTACCCTCACCATGGCCACAACAGGAGAGGAGATTTAA
- a CDS encoding energy-coupling factor ABC transporter ATP-binding protein, whose product MSKVIFELKEVYFSYLGKFPAVCGIDMTIEEGQKLAIIGANGSGKSTLLHLLDGLIFPDKGNIKFRGKELKEESFGKQDFSLDFRRSVGLVFQNPDVQLFCPTVQEDILFGPLQLGIEKEEIKKRFDELITILNIKDLLNRTPHQLSIGEKRKVAIASSLIINPDILLLDEPTAGLDPLTTRHILDLLIQANDTGKTIITSTHDLHIVEEISDFIYVFGSNRKIIKSGKVEVILQDTKLLQENNLVHIHSHRHKDKIHIHPHTHMDHHQGS is encoded by the coding sequence ATGAGTAAAGTAATTTTTGAATTAAAAGAAGTCTATTTTTCTTATCTCGGTAAGTTTCCAGCCGTCTGCGGAATAGATATGACTATAGAGGAAGGGCAGAAGTTAGCCATTATAGGCGCCAACGGTTCGGGTAAGTCGACGCTTCTACATCTTTTGGACGGACTTATTTTTCCGGATAAGGGCAATATTAAGTTCAGGGGGAAAGAGTTAAAAGAAGAGTCTTTTGGCAAGCAAGATTTCTCTCTTGACTTTCGGCGCAGTGTGGGATTAGTCTTTCAAAACCCTGATGTCCAGTTATTTTGCCCGACAGTCCAAGAAGACATTCTTTTTGGCCCATTGCAACTGGGGATTGAAAAAGAGGAAATTAAAAAGCGGTTTGATGAACTCATAACCATCTTGAATATTAAAGATTTGCTTAATAGGACACCACACCAGTTAAGCATAGGAGAAAAACGTAAGGTTGCCATAGCGTCATCTTTGATTATAAATCCGGATATTCTTCTTTTAGATGAGCCGACCGCAGGGCTTGATCCGTTAACGACCCGTCATATTCTTGACTTACTGATTCAGGCAAACGATACCGGCAAAACGATTATTACCTCAACCCATGACCTCCATATTGTTGAAGAAATATCCGATTTTATTTATGTTTTTGGCTCGAACAGGAAAATAATTAAATCAGGTAAAGTGGAGGTAATATTGCAAGATACTAAACTACTCCAAGAAAATAATCTCGTCCATATCCATAGCCACCGACATAAGGACAAAATACATATTCATCCTCATACCCACATGGATCATCACCAGGGTAGTTAA
- the cbiM gene encoding cobalt transporter CbiM, which translates to MHIPDGYLGPVTCGVSYMAMLPIWAVASRIVKKTLKAKQVPMLAIGAAFSFVIMMFNVPIPGGTTGHAVGGVLVAILLGPWAACIAITVALVIQALLFGDGGITAIGANCFNMAFVLPFAGYYIYKAISGSAPKDSNRRVIAAGIAGYAALNLAAGLTGFEFGIQPLLHKTASGQALYCPYGLNVTLPVMLGEHLLFFGWVEAIVTALVIKYLQKQSPELLEEGRKN; encoded by the coding sequence ATGCATATACCAGATGGGTATTTAGGACCTGTAACTTGTGGTGTTTCTTATATGGCGATGCTGCCGATATGGGCAGTGGCATCAAGGATTGTTAAAAAAACGCTCAAGGCAAAACAAGTGCCGATGTTAGCCATAGGGGCGGCATTTAGTTTTGTGATCATGATGTTTAATGTGCCCATACCGGGAGGAACAACCGGACATGCGGTAGGCGGTGTTCTCGTGGCCATACTCCTTGGACCATGGGCAGCTTGTATTGCCATAACGGTAGCTTTAGTTATTCAGGCACTCTTATTTGGTGATGGAGGCATCACCGCCATAGGTGCTAATTGCTTTAACATGGCTTTTGTGCTTCCATTCGCTGGATATTATATCTATAAGGCAATTAGTGGAAGCGCTCCCAAAGATTCAAACAGAAGAGTCATTGCCGCAGGGATAGCTGGTTATGCAGCCCTTAATCTTGCCGCAGGACTGACCGGATTTGAGTTTGGTATTCAACCACTTCTTCATAAGACAGCAAGCGGACAAGCACTCTACTGCCCATACGGATTAAATGTTACCTTACCGGTAATGTTGGGGGAGCACCTGTTGTTTTTCGGCTGGGTGGAGGCAATTGTAACTGCCCTGGTAATAAAATATTTACAGAAGCAATCGCCGGAACTGCTGGAAGAAGGAAGGAAAAACTGA
- a CDS encoding tyrosine--tRNA ligase, translating into MMNLESELKVISQGVVDLISQEELLDKLKKSHQDQRPLRVKFGVDPTASDIHLGHTVILRKLKIFQDLGHQIIFLIGDFTAQIGDPSGKSQTRVKLTPEEVTKNSQTYQEQVFKILDPKKTQVIYNSSWLKEMSLPQIIELTSFYTVARMLERDDFKNRYKTGKEITILEFLYPLLQGYDSVIIKADIEIGGSEQKFNLLVGRELQREYGQKPQVVMTLPLLEGTDGFRKMSKSYNNYISVLEPPIEMFGQIMSIPDHLMLKYYKLLTDIKEENLINLEKDLEKGKQHPKEVKKNLAKEIVSFYHSFQEATLAEEEFEKVFKYKELPKELETYPVSQADKKLVDLMVESKLTSSKGEAKRLILQNAVKLNQAKISDIDYVLDLKEEAILQVGKRRFLKLIPESKNELKKYLL; encoded by the coding sequence ATGATGAATTTGGAAAGTGAATTAAAAGTAATTAGTCAAGGAGTGGTGGACTTAATCTCCCAAGAAGAATTATTAGATAAACTTAAAAAGTCTCACCAAGACCAGAGACCCTTAAGAGTAAAATTTGGTGTTGATCCTACAGCGTCAGATATCCACTTAGGGCATACCGTAATTCTTCGCAAACTTAAAATCTTTCAAGATTTAGGCCATCAAATTATCTTCTTAATTGGAGACTTTACTGCTCAAATTGGAGACCCCAGTGGCAAATCTCAAACTCGAGTTAAATTAACCCCCGAAGAAGTGACTAAGAATAGCCAAACTTATCAAGAGCAGGTATTTAAGATTTTAGACCCAAAAAAAACCCAGGTAATATACAATAGTAGTTGGCTTAAAGAAATGTCCTTACCTCAGATTATTGAACTTACCTCCTTTTACACTGTAGCCAGAATGTTAGAAAGGGATGATTTTAAGAATCGCTATAAGACTGGAAAAGAGATTACAATCTTAGAATTCTTATATCCTTTACTCCAAGGATATGATTCTGTAATCATTAAGGCTGATATAGAAATAGGTGGTAGTGAACAAAAATTTAATCTCTTGGTGGGTAGAGAACTACAAAGAGAGTATGGACAAAAACCACAGGTGGTAATGACTCTTCCTCTCTTAGAAGGAACTGATGGCTTTCGAAAGATGAGTAAGAGCTACAACAATTATATTAGCGTCTTAGAACCTCCTATAGAAATGTTTGGCCAGATTATGTCTATTCCTGATCACCTGATGTTAAAATACTATAAGCTTCTCACCGATATCAAAGAAGAAAACTTAATTAATTTAGAAAAAGATTTAGAGAAGGGCAAGCAACATCCCAAAGAAGTAAAGAAGAACTTAGCTAAGGAAATTGTCTCTTTTTATCACAGTTTCCAAGAAGCTACTTTAGCTGAAGAAGAATTTGAAAAAGTCTTTAAGTATAAAGAATTACCTAAAGAATTAGAAACATATCCAGTCAGTCAGGCTGATAAAAAGTTAGTCGATCTAATGGTCGAAAGTAAATTAACCAGCAGCAAAGGTGAAGCGAAAAGACTTATTTTGCAGAACGCCGTAAAATTGAATCAGGCTAAAATATCAGACATTGATTATGTCTTAGATCTAAAAGAAGAAGCTATCCTTCAAGTTGGTAAACGAAGATTTTTAAAATTAATTCCGGAGTCTAAAAATGAGCTTAAGAAATACTTGTTGTAA